The Buteo buteo chromosome Z, bButBut1.hap1.1, whole genome shotgun sequence region ataaagaaaataaactccatctcagccagacccagtacagcAATGTACAGTCCAAGTCAAATTTAAATGCCTAGAAGCTAAGCCTTATCTTCACTAGGAAATGTTACTCACATGCTTACTTCAGACctaaattaatgtttaaatttGGGGGTGAGGCTCCAAAGGGAGTTTAGATTGATGCAAATCTCACCTCTCACAGTGTTGAGGATTAAcctaaaaatgtgaaatgatcTGATTCTTTCTATGCAAGATGTTCTTTGTATATATTAAGCTGACAGTCTAAAGACACTTAATCATTTGTAATCAGAAAACAGCTAGAATTCTTTAACCAAGGACATCCTGGAGTAATTGGGCCTTGAGGAAccttgaagaagaaataaagaccGATAAGAAGAGAACGCCCTGCCCCAGAAGGCTCAGAAAGTTGAGTAACTGATAATGGGCATGATGTCAGTGGACATCTGCAGTAACTGCGggaaaggtaaaggcagcagggggAGATCACAGCCACCGACTCAATTCAGGACCTGAAAGACTTACCCCACAACACACTCCTTGAGCATGCACTGCAGAATAGAAGAACACTGTACCTTTAATTCGAAGTGCAGAAAACCTTAGCCCAACAGAAATGGTGGCAGATAAGTGACTACCAATAATGATTTTGGGAaaggactttggaaactaaGTGGGTGAATCTGAAACTGTATAAATTGCTTGCTTGTTTAACTGTAGagtgtgctagctttgtggaattATCACCTAGCACCCATCTTTgtgcaaatatgaaataaaaagtgtCTCTCCTGAGTGTGTGATTATTGGCTTGTTGAACACCGGGTGACAAATCCACTTTTTGGACAACAGCAGTCCTGTCCCCATTTGCACTAGTGGTATTAGTACTGGTGCAAACACAAAATGTAGCCGTTCAGGAGTTGATATAGCTGAAAAGCTATTATTTAAGGGATAGAGCAGCTAATCATCTGATCACAGGAACACTAGACCAGGAAGGAATAAAGAAACACTAATACAGATCTAGATTGACTTAAACTAATAAAGGGCAATACTTACTTCACTCATAAACAAGTAAATTAAGACATGTTTGCATTTAGAATGATTTCCTGTACAACTCCATTAACTTATTTAAGTCTTCACATACCATCAATGCTACGAAAGTCCAGTAGGTATGTTCTGCTGTCCACCTGATACAACTGTAGACTCATTTTGGAATATGCACTTGTTATTGGATTCTTCCTTCGAACTCGTAGATAGTATGGATTTACAACCTAGTACAAAAGAGATTTGAGTTAGTTACCAGAACTGCTTGAAAAACAGTGCATATTGATTTTGTCATTTCAACTCACTGCTGTTATCAAGTGATTTCAGGCTTACCTGTTGGAGTTGcgatttttttttgtttgttttaggcaacagaaaaacattcctATAGCCTCAACAGAAAAGTTAGACATTAgcaagacctttttttttttttccacctcccctAAACCCTTCCTGCACAGCAAGCACAAGCAGACAGCACAGGCACATGAGATTATCTTCCAGTACAGAACAACAGCTTCAGACCTCTAGGCTATGTAACTATACAGCGCAAACAAAAATTTACTGTTGTCTGTTGTAAAAATCCTTTATTCTTTTACCTTCCATTCATAATCCAGTTGTTTAATTGCTCGACAAACTTCAGCCATGATATCATTTGGTCGACTCTGACTCCGTATTCCCAAGTGCCACTTAGCTCTTCTTACACCTTGGTGTTTTGACTTCTGCGGATTCAGCTCATCAAGAGTGTGGCGAGGACGTGGTGCTTCAGCTACTAAAAATGGCACTCTTTCAGGATGAGGGCGAGACAGATGGTGATCATCAAGAAAAGAATCTGGTGGGCTTGTAGCCAAGTAGAAGTCTTTGGCCTCGTTCATTATTCTTCTGTTATCTATAATGAGGTGATAAGCAACTGCCAAAGGGTCCTGATGATTTCTGCTGTATAGACAACTTAGCACTTCCTCTTCAGTGCATTCAAACTTCTCACACACTTCTTTTAAGGCTTCATCATCAATCATAGTAGAGCTGTATGATGGGTCTTCAGGAAACAAGTATTTTGGAAGGTCCTGCTTAAACCATTCATGTTCcctagaattaaaaataaaaaaagtctgagTGTATTTatgcaaagcaaacatttttaatattaaactcttttaaaaataaaattatttgtagtCTGTACAAAAAGAATCACAGTTGTCAGTCCAAGTCCACTTCTGTGCAGCACAGACAATAAAACAGTATATCACAAGGAAAGTAATCACTGCCCTCACAAGATTTTGCTAAACATTTTGcaggagactgaaaaaaaaatgctctttcctATAAGTTTTTCAACTACCAGAGGTCCAAAACTATCTTTGTATAACTCATCAACCAGCTTTTTATAAAAacgtttttggttttgttttttttttttactgccacTATGTTAATTTTGAGATATTTTCAACTGAAATTCTTATATACTACCCACTTGAGTTGCCCCTCCCCAAGTACACACATaacaatacataaaaaaattaagaaacattGATGGTGAATAATTTTTTGGTAGATGTTTGGACACGGATTTTTGAACATCACATCACGTGCTCCCCAGCCCAAAGAAGCTGcctattattttttcattcagaacACCCCCAGCTACCTCTTCAGGACTTAAAGGGGTTGAGGGAAGCCATGGAAGGGTCAGTCTGTACTGGTATTCATAAGAGGGAAACGGAAAGGTACAGAAGGAACCAAACACTTACATTGCCCAatcatacagaaaaaataagattGTTTTGTATGCCTAGACTAAGCTGCTTAACTAGCCAAAGGGTATGGCATGACACTAATTTTGAAAGTATTCTAGCCTATAGCATAAAGACTTGCTACAGATTTAAGAGCAGTTATATGGCTGTTgcagtttaaccccagctggcaactaagcaccacacagccactcgccCCCCGTGGTGGGATGGCAgggagaatcggaagggtaaaagtgagaaagaaacttGCGGGTTTCTCCACAGCTGATACACAGGCCCATATGGAGGAAGCAAGATTCTCTTCAAATTCTCAGGGTTGGTTGGCCAATCCATCCACAGTTGGTGCCTCCATGTCTGTCCAGCTCATTATTACCAGGGTGCTGGCATATGACATCAGTGCACTTCGTACAAACTTTTGCTACATAGACTGCACGCAGCAGGTTTCATCCAGGTCTTTGGAAACCTGGTTGTCATCCAGGTTGCTATGGATCACCTCCACCACAactaattccctcagatactGGATGCCTCCCTCAGTGGTGGTCCATTTGCTTAGGGAATTTGCAAGATCTTCCTTGAAAGGATACCTGTCCTTCACACTTGATAGGAGTCACCTCCAAAGACTCCTGCCCCTTTTACAATCCCTTTGTCAATGGCTTTATCGCTAGCAAGGGATCCCAGCTGCCAGGCTTCCTTAGCCTCTAATTCCTGACTAGTGGACCCAATACCTCAGCATCGGAGTAGCCAGCTGAGAATCTGCTTGCCTGGTTGAGAGCCGAAATCTTTTTGCATACCTAGCAGCTCACTTAGGGATAGGGATCTGGATCAGGTGGTTTCAGTCTCATTTATGATTTCAGTCCCTCCCTCTTCCCATTCCTGTGactgctctgctgctgaacaGGCTGCCTATTCTgattctctctcctgctccctcttaAGAGAAGCTTCTTCATCCCTTACTCAACAAGTTGACTTCCATTTcaattgtttcttttaattatagGACCAACTGATACAGTTGAAGGCCAGGTCTCTGGCTTCACCACAGTATCTGTTGGTATGTTTTCAGATCAGAGACCCTCTCTTCTCCTTGAGGGTGCTGAAAAGTATTGAGCAGTGTTCAGGAGGTACAGGCCAGACCCCAGCACAGTGAGCTAAGTTGTGCCTCTTTGGAACAGCCAGGACACCTTTTTTCCAAACATTCTATCACTTCATCAGGATCCCACACTCATTTGGGAGTGAAGTCCCCAACTATCAGAGGTGACAAGCTTTCTAGATACCTGCCCATATTCTCCCACAGGCCTTGCTACCTGTAACCACACTGCCATGGTGCCTGGGTGATATTCCTAAATAGCTTGTCAACCTTAGAAGTAGTCAAAACAATATTCCTAAGAAATACCAGTAGAAGTATTTTGACCGTCCAACGATGTTCAAGATACTGAAGTTATTGTAACAAGGGAGAGAACATCACAGAAGGTGGTGAAGGTGCCATTCTGTATTTCCTCCACAAAAAAAACGCTCTCAGACAAAAGAAGTATAATCGTTAATTGTCTCCATGAGGTGGTACCCGGAGTACAGTAATGGCTTCAGTACAGAGCCCAAATACCAGATTAAGCTGAAGGCCAGTATTTTAGTAATACATCTCCCAGGCAAAACATCACTAAGCACTACAGAGCACGGCAAACTgcaaaagccaaaaccagacTTTAACAGgtacaagaaaaaagagaacacGGCACAGATCAGACAAACTGATATTGAGAACAGATAAATCAGTATCATGACCAGCAACCGTTAACAGATATAATAATTATAAATTCCATCTAATACACTCTGGTCAAATCTGTGATTATCTTAAACCCTTCGAGCCCCACACTGTGCACCAAAAtgcactgtcatggtttaaccccagccagcaactaagcaccacacagctactcactcactccccaccagTGGGATGAGAGtaaaagaagagtaaaagtgagaaagaaacttgtgggttgagataaaaacagtttaataattagaaagaatttttttttaattgtaaggaaaagaagaaaaaaacaaaacaaaacaaagagagaggaaaataaaacccaagacaGACAAGTGATGCAAGTGACAATAATTGCTCACCTCAAACCGATGGAtccccagccagtccctgagcagcagccaACCCCCACCAACCTCCCTCCCAGCTttctttatatgctgagcatgatgtcgtATGGTATGGAACAtctctttggtcagtttgggtcagctgtcccagctgtgtcccctcccaacttcttgtccccccccagcctgctcactggtggggtggggtgaggagcagaaaaggccttgactccctgtaagcactgctcagcaacaattAAAACACCAGTTCATTATCAACACTATTTTCAGTACAAATCCAAACAGCCCTATAcaagctactaggaagaaatttaactctatcccagacaCTAACTCTACCCCAGACAAAACCAGTATGATGGACCATTGTCAATGTGATCCTGAGAACCTGCCTCAGCACAAATGTACTGAGCAAAATACACTTTCACCAGAAGCAGCAGTTaatttggaagcagaaaaagctCTTCCTACGCCACTACACAGCACAGCCTTAGCTGGATGACTGAACCCAGAGGAGTATTTTGTTACTATTCACTGCAGTGGGCGTCTCTCcttgcatgcacacacagagcccCCTAGAAATATTAAGGTATTCAATTAAACTCAGTTTGTCCTTTGAACTGTGAGGCAGCACGTCTTATGGCTAATAGGACGGAACTGTTTAGGATTCAAAATTCATCCATGCTCTGTAACCAAcatgttttaacatttttcacacCACTTCTCTTCCAGACTTATTTAACATGACTGAGATAAGCTAAGTTCCTATCCACTCAAGTTTTACAATGCTTAGTTCTCACAGTGCTTTGATTTCTGCAAGGAAGTACTTCCCATTGTAATACACTAGCAAGGGATAAGCGCACCACGTTTTTTGTTCTACTGAAAGAACAGGAACACTGCTGACTTCCTAACTTCCAACCctaaaagaagcagcattttcacTAAGGTAATATATCAGAGCTCTCTCCTTGAGCTTCTTACAAAGGAAACAGGCAAACCTAACTAAGGTGCTGCATAAAGTACAGCTCTATTGGctaccaaatttttttttattcgaCCCACTGTACACTTGTCAAAGCAGTCACCTCCAGAATCTCCTCTTGGAATCTGCAGCCATGATGGCTATCTGTACCTACAAGCTTTAACTTATCAGTCAGTATTCAATGCAGTAATTATCATTCATACAAATTCATGCCAGGGTTTTGAAGCTAGAAAGTACTTCTTGCATGTGGAATATTCACAGTCTTAATAGATGATTTTTCAGAGTCtgaagaaatatgaagaaaagcagtagtTATCAGATTAAAGAGCCATAATCTCCTCCCAGACATTTACAGTACAAAATAGTGGTTCTTAAcatcaaagactttttttaccCAGAGAAGTCAATACAGTGTACTTTTTGCAAACCATTCTGCAGCTAAACAGCTTTGCTATAGCAGTCTTAAACCTAAAGTTTCTCAGAATTTCTGTATGTAATGTGTATAATTTGTTTTACTGTAACCTCCAATAGATACTTCATTGGCCACTGGAGATCAGAACCATCAAAGCTAAAGCCAAACCGCCAGAAGTTGAATTTTTCATCTCAGTCTATAAAACATGGGAAAGATGTATGAATGATTTCTTTGTCATGTGTATTTGCACCGAGACTGTAATTCCAGCATCCTGTGATCAGACATCAGTTAGCGTTTTACCTAATGTCTCTGATGGTTGCTCTCTTCATTGGATCCACTTGCAGCATGTGCTTCAGAAGACTAATTACAGATGAATTCAGGTACTGAGGGGTATAAAAGATACCATCACATATCTTCTTAAAAAGCGTTGGCACGTGATCATCATCAAATGGAAGCGTTCCACATAACAAAGCATAGAGAATAACCCCACTGCTCCAAATATCTACTTCTGGACCTGCATATAATCTGGAAAAAGTTAACTATTAGCGATCTgtgtttaatatatttaattacattttttttcctctttcttacaTTGTATCACAATAATCAAAAAGTGTATGAACTTGGGACAACTGATCTGCAAGTACGATACCATTTCAGTTCTATGCCATGTCTCCCTTGAACTTTAGTGTCCTTCCCCTTCAAATATGTAACAGGGCGCAAGTATATAGTTTTTCTCTCTACTGTACAACAATAATCCACAAATGCAATTTCAGACAACAGCTAACTGAAAGAAACTTGCACCTACTGCTAAGAAACCCTGTGTTATACATTATTATCACTGTTTTAGTGGAATCTGTGCAAAGTCATCGATTCCCCAAAACTGGGAGGCTGACAAGTTTAAGACAAGTCCATATAGCAGAAATTGTCACATTCTGTTCTACTGCCTGAAGAGAACAGACATTTGGCCTTAAAGCAACAAGAGGCAATATTAGGATAGTAGCTGAACATAGCAGATTTGACAATCATCGAGTCCAAAAAACAGGGAAGTTGCCTTAAGACTGAGTATCTACTCTGCAGCAGATCTTTCACTGCTACTCAACTTCACAGCAGACTTTGCCCATAATTCTATCCATACCTTTACTTCCAAGATCTGAGCTGGAAGTGCGATTTTTAAACCAATTCAGGCACACTGGATTTGGGGCATTAAATATCACCTCCACCTTACAGGAACTATTCAAAGCTAGTTCATAGAAGCCTTAAATACACATTAAAAACTATCAAGACAATTAAAAGTTCAGCCCACAGTTTCTCAGCATCAAGCTTGTCAATCAAACTAGTTTTGTAGTCTTTACAATCAAGCAGCAAAATGACTTAAGTACATGCAGACATGTATCCAATATAAAAGAAACTACCTTCCTGAAATTACTTCTGGTGCAGCATAGTTAGGGGAACCACAGCTTGTTCTTAAAAATTCTCCATCTGACATCATATTTGATAGACCTGAAAGTGTATAAGAGTAACTACTAAAAATTCAGag contains the following coding sequences:
- the PRKAA1 gene encoding 5'-AMP-activated protein kinase catalytic subunit alpha-1 — its product is MRRLGPWLKMAAADKQKHEHGRVKIGHYILGDTLGVGTFGKVKVGKHELTGHKVAVKILNRQKIRSLDVVGKIRREIQNLKLFRHPHIIKLYQVISTPTDIFMVMEYVSGGELFDYICKNGRLDEKESRRLFQQILSGVDYCHRHMVVHRDLKPENVLLDAHMNAKIADFGLSNMMSDGEFLRTSCGSPNYAAPEVISGRLYAGPEVDIWSSGVILYALLCGTLPFDDDHVPTLFKKICDGIFYTPQYLNSSVISLLKHMLQVDPMKRATIRDIREHEWFKQDLPKYLFPEDPSYSSTMIDDEALKEVCEKFECTEEEVLSCLYSRNHQDPLAVAYHLIIDNRRIMNEAKDFYLATSPPDSFLDDHHLSRPHPERVPFLVAEAPRPRHTLDELNPQKSKHQGVRRAKWHLGIRSQSRPNDIMAEVCRAIKQLDYEWKVVNPYYLRVRRKNPITSAYSKMSLQLYQVDSRTYLLDFRSIDDEITEAKSGTATPQRSGSVSNYRSCQKDSDADGQGKSADTSLTSSVSSSLDSSTADLTPRPGSHTIEFFEMCANLIKILAQ